GCGGTGGTCGAAGGTGAAGCCGGGAAGTTCCTCCGCCGCGGATTCCGTGGTGGCGTCCTTCTCCGCCACCGCCGGATGCGCGACGCGGTGGCAGGCGCGGTCCCACGTGCAGTCGGGGTCCGAGTGGTTCCAGAGCAGGCCCAGCGTGCCTCCATGTACGAGCACACGAGCGATCTCGGCGCACGCCGGATCCCGATCGAACCAGTGGAACGCCTGCGCGACGGTGACGGCGTCCACTGACGAGTCCGGCAGCGGAATGCTCTCGGCACCCGCGCCGATCGCCTCGACGTCGGGAAGCTTCGCGCGCAGCACCTCGAGCATCGACTCGGACGGCTCGACAGCGATCACCCTGTCGGCACGAGCCGGCAGCAGCGCGGTGAACTTGCCGGTGCCGGCGCCGAGGTCGAGCACCGCACTCACCTTGATCGGAAGGATCTCGAGTGCGGCAGCATCCGGGAACCCCGGTCGGAACCGGTCGTAGTCCTCTCCGATGTTCTCGAACGACTTCGCCAGCTGCTGCTTCTGCATGCTACGACGCTAACAGCAGCGCGCCACGCGCTACGCGAGCTCGATGAGGTCCTGGTACTCCTGGCTCCAGATGTCTTCGACGCCATCGGGCAGGATCAGCACGCGCTCGGGGTTCAGCGACTGCACGGCCCCCGGGTCGTGCGAGACGAGCACCACGGCACCCTCGTAATGCGCCAGGGCGTCGAGGATCTCCTCGCGCGACGCAGGGTCGAGGTTGTTCGTGGGCTCGTCGAGCAGCAGCAGATTCGCGGATGACACGACCAGGGTCGCCAGCGAGAGTCGAGTCTTCTCACCACCGGAGAGGACCCCGGCGGGCTTCAGCACGTCGTCACCCGTGAACAGGAACGAACCCAGCACGCGGCGCGCCTCCATCTCGGTGATGTGCGGTGCAGCCGAAACCATGTTCTGGAGGACCGACCGCTCCACGTCGAGGTTCTCGTGCTCCTGCGCGTAATAGCCGATCTTCACACCGAAGCCGGGCTGCAGTTCGCCGGTGTCGGGTTCGTCGACGCCCGCGAGCATACGGAGCAGTGTGGTCTTTCCCGCACCGTTGAGTCCGAGCACGACGACCTTCGAACCGCGGTCGATCGCGAGGTCGACGTCCGTGAAGATCTCCAGCGAACCGTAAGACTTCGACAGGCCCGTCGCCATCATCGGCGTCTTACCGCACGGAGCGGGCTTCGGGAAACGCAGCTTGGCCACGCGGTCGACTTCGCGCACGTCATCCAGACCGGCGAGCATCTTCTCTGCACGCGCCACCATCTGGTGCGCGGCGGCGGCCTTCGACGCCTTTGCCCCGAAGCGAGCGGCCTGCTGCTGCAGCGTCGTCGCCTTCTTCTCGACGTTCGCGCGCTCCTTCTTGCGGCGCTCCTCGTCGGCGACCCGCTGACGAAGGTAGTTCTTCCAGTTCATGTTGTAGATGTCGATGTTCTGACGGTTCGCGTCGAGGTAGAAGACGCGGTTCACCGTCTCGCCGACGAGTTCGACGTCGTGACTGATCACGATCAGCCCGCCCTTGTAGTTCTTGAGGAACTCACGCAGCCACACGACGCTGTCGGCGTCGAGGTGGTTCGTCGGCTCATCGAGGATCATCGTCTCGGCGTCGGAGAACAGGATGCGCGCGAGCTCGATGCGTCGGCGCTGACCGCCGGAGAGGGTCGAGAGCGGCTGATCGAGGATGCGGTCGGGCAGCGAGAGGTTGTTGGCGATGGATGCTGCCTCCGCTTCGGCCGCGTAGCCGCCGAGTCCCTCGAACTGCTCGGTGAGGTTGCCGAATCGGCGCATGGCCTTGTCGGCGACCTTCGGGTCGTCAGAAGCCATGTCCTCGGCGGCCTTGGTCATACCCAGCTGTATCGTGCCGAGGCCACGGGCATCGAGAATGCGGGTGCGCGCGAGCATCTCAGGGTCACCGGTGCGGGGGTCCTGAGGAAGGTAGCCGAGCTCGCCCGACTTCGTCACTTTGCCGTCCGAGGGCAGCAGATCACCTGCGAGCACCTTCGTGAGTGTGGTCTTGCCGGCGCCGTTGCGTCCGACCAGCCCGATCTTGTCGCCGTCGGAGACGCGGAACGACACGCCGTCCATGAGGAGGCGGGCGCCAACGCGAATCTCGAGGTCGTGCACGGCAAGCACAGCGATAGTCCATTTCGTCAGGGTGGGATGGGGCGGCCCGCAGCATGCGGAGACACGGGGCCAGCCTCTCAGTATAGGTCGGGCCGCCTGTCAGGACGCCCACAGGAGCGTGTACAAGACACCCCTGCAGTATGACGAGGTCGATACCTGAGGGTGATGTGTGCCAACCCGGCCGATACGTACGTTCTACGAGTGGACATCATCAACGACCTCATCCTCCAAGCCGCAGCCTCACCATGGCTCTACCTCGTGATGTTCGCGACAGCCGTGATCGATGGCTTCTTCCCTCCCATTCCGAGTGAGACCGTGCTCGTCGCTGCGGCCGCGGTCGCGGCATCCACCGGCGAGACGAACGTGCCGTTGCTGATCGCCGTCGCGGCACTCGGAGCGATGATCGGCGACAACATCGCCTACGCGATCGGTCGTTCTGTCGGCACTACCCGATTCGCGTGGATGCGTCGTCCGAAGGTGGCTGCAGCATTCGATCGCGCACAGCGCACACTTTCACGCAGCGGTGCGCCGCTCATCCTCGGAGCCCGCTACATCCCGGTCGGGCGCGTCGCGGTGAACATGTCTGCGGGAGCCCTCGGATACTCATGGCGCCGTTTTCTGCCGCTCAGCATTCTCGGCGGCGTGACGTGGGCTGCCTACAGCGCCGGTATCGGACTGCTCGCCGGCCACTGGCTCGAGGATCAGCCGCTTCTCAGCGCGGTCTTCGGGGTCGCCTTCGCGCTGGTGCTGGGCTTCGTGATCGATCGTGTGGCAACTGCCATCCGCCGGCGGCGCACCGGTGGTGCGCAGGAATCAGGGCTTCACTCCGAAGGTGACGTGCGCGCCGCCGATCCGGCCGGGGTGGCAGGATGACTCCCATGAAGGACGCCCGGCGCGACAAGCGCGAGAAGCGCGCCAGTCGCGAGAACGCGCCTCGCCGCCATCCGCTGCCACGCGATCGCCGCACCATCATGATCGTGATACTCGCGGTCATCGCGGTCACGCTCTACTCGGTCATCGTCCCTGTGCACGCGACGATCTACGCAAGCTCCGTTCCGGTGACGATGCTGCTCGCCGCCGCCGCGATCGCCGCGCCCCTCGTCAGCGTCCGATACCCGATCCTGGCGATCATCATGTTCGCCGTCGCATCGCTGCTCATCCCCCTCACCATCAGCCGGGATGCGACTCTTCAGGCGCCATGGCCGTGGTCGGTGCCGATGCTCATCGCCTTCGCCGTCACTGTCGCCGCCATCACCTTCCAGCACGGCTGGCGACGCGGACTGATCATGTTCGCATCCGGCACGGCCTCAGGACTCATCGCGTCCATGATGCTGCCGACCGTGCCGAGTGCGAACTCGCTGATCGTCACCACGTCGGTCGTCGGCGGACTCTATCTGATCGCTGTGCTGCTCGCCGGTCGACTGCGACTGGGCGACGAGCTCACTCGCCAACGCGCGCACACCGCCGAGGAACAGGCCCGGCGGGAACTCGTTGAGGAACGCACCCGAATCGCCAGGGAGCTCCACGATGTGGTCGCGCACAGCATGTCCGTCATCCAGGTGCAGGCCTCCACCGCGCGCTACCGGTTGCCGAATCTCGCCGCCGACGTGGCCTCCGAGTTCGATGATCTGGCGGCCACCGCCCGAACATCCCTCACCGAGATGCGGCGGCTGCTCGGTGTGCTGCGCACAGAGGACCAGACCGTGGAACTCGCCCCCCAGCAGGGCATCGAGGACATTCCGGCGCTCGTCGACAGCATTCGACGGGCCGGAGTGGACGTCGGGCTGGAGCTGGTCACGGCAGACGTCTCCGAAATGCCGGCAGGCGTGCAGATCGCCGCGTTCCGCATCGTTCAGGAAGCGCTGAGCAATGCCGTGAGACACGCCCCCGGCTCTCGCATCTCGGTTCGCGTCCGCACCGACGAGAGAGCGGTGCACCTCAGAGTGCACAACACCGCGGCGACTCGGGAGGTCCCGAGCGCAGTTCAGTCCACGGGGCACGGACTACGCGGCATGCGGGAACGTGTCGCACTCGTCGACGGTACTCTGGAGGCCGATCCGGATGCGGACGGGGGCTGGACGGTCGCTGCCGAGCTTCCTTGGACGTCGAAGCAGGAGAGCGTGTGACGATCGAAGTACTCATCGCCGATGACCAGGCGATGGTTCGCGCCGGCTTCGCGGCGCTGCTCGACGCTCACGACGGCATCACGGTGACGGGCCAAGCTGCGGACGGCGCCGAGGCCGTGACGCTCGCTGCCAGGCTCGCCCCCGACGTCATCTTGATGGACGTGCGGATGCCGGAACTCGACGGCATCGAAGCGACCAGGCGGATCCTCGGGCCTGCGTATCCGGCCGCCAAGGTTCCCCGAATCCTGATGCTCACGACGTTCGACATCGACGACTACGTGTACGACGCTCTGCAGGCCGGGGCCAGCGGCTTCCTCTTGAAGGACGCCCTGCCGGAAGAGCTCGTGCACGCCGTCCGCGTCATCGCCGCCGGCGACGCGCTGCTGTCACCGAGCGTGACCCGACGGATGATCGCGCAGTTCGCGGCGCAGAAGCCGCGTACGACGGCATCCGGAAACCTGCTCGCTGAACTCACCGATCGCGAACGAGAAGTTCTCGTCCTCATCGGACAGGGTCGCTCGAACAATGAGATCGCCGCGTCCCTGTTCATCGCCGAGCAGACCGTGAAGACGCACGTCGGCAAAGTGCTCGCGAAGATCGGCGCGAGAGACCGCGTGCAGGCCGTGATCTTCGCCTACGACACGGGACTCGCCGAGCCGGCCTGACGCCCCTACCCCGGTAGGGGCCACGACGACCCCGCGGGGTGATGTGGCCCGCCCCACCCGCTGCATAACCTCCTCGAACACCCACCGAGGAGGAACTCATGGCCATCGCGGAACTGCGATCCACCATCACCGCCACTGCGGCGCGCGACACCGGCATCGACTTCGTACGAGCGCTGTGCGTGCTCGGCGTCGTGGTGCTGCACTCGCTGATGGTGGGAGTCACGGTGACCGACACCGGTCCCCTGTTCGCCAATGCGAGCGACGGGTCATGGTGGATCACACCGCTCAGCTGGGTGCTGCAGGTGATGCCCCTGTTCTTCGTGATCGGCGGGTTCGCCGGCTACACGTCACTCCTGCGTGCACAGCAGCGGGGCGGGACAGCGAGAGAGTTCGTGGCGGCACGCATCCACCGCCTGGTCCTGCCGGCCGTCGTCACGATCGGTGTCGTCGGCGTCGCCTTGACGGTGCTGCTCGCCAACGGGGTTCCCGCTGATCTGGTTGCCACCGCGGGCTACCGCTACGGACAGCCTCTCTGGTTCCTCGGCGTCTTCCTGCTGTGCCAGGTTCTGCTGCCGTTGTTCGCCGCGGCCCATCGACGCGCACCGTGGATCACAATCGGCCTGCTGGTCGCGGCGGCCGTTGCTGTCGACGCCGTGCGTGACGCGACCGGCATCGACGGTGTCGGATTCGTGAATCTCGCATTCGTCTGGCTCGCGCTGCAGCAACTGGGCTTCTTCTTCGCGGACGGACGGATCGATTCCCTCACCCGTCGCACCCGGACCGTGATCGGCGTCGCAGCGGTCGCTGCGCTGGTGGCCACGTTCGTCACCGGCGTGTACTCCCCTGACCTGATCGCGAACATCAATCCGCCCACCACGTCGCTGCTGCTCGTGGGCGTTGCGCACACGATGGTGCTCTCGCTGATGCGCGACCGCTTGGCGGCGTGGAGCACGCGCCCCCTGCCAACCAGGTTCCGTACCTTCGTCACTCCTCGCGCGATGACGATCTACCTCTGGCACATGCCGGTGCTCCTCGCAATGGCGGGCGCCTCTGCCGTGTTCTCGTTGACGACGGGCATGGCTCTGCCAACGCCCAGCAGCTTCGAGTGGTGGATGACGAGACCGCTGTGGCTCGTGACAGTCGTGGCGCTGACGGCGGGCCTCGCCCTCCTGCTCGCCGGGATCGAGGCACGGCGCATCCCCACGCCCACTCGCTCCGCAAAACGTCTGTTCGCGGCAAGCGCGATCGGCACGTTGGCGATCGTGGGGCTGCTCGTCGTCGGCACAACGCCGATGACCGCCATGATCGCGGTGGCTCTGCTCATCACCTCACTGCGGCTCTCGCGGCCTCGTCACGGCCTTTCAGCAGCGTGGCCGAGCCGCAGGCCGGGGAGCGACGCGACGAGTGCCAGAGCGATGCAGAACACGTAGACCACAGGGAACGCGTGCACGCCGCCTCCCAGAGTCGCCACAGCGAGTCCGGCCAGCGCGACCGCGACAGCCGAACCGGTGGCATCCGAGATGGAGAGGGCTGAGGAATTGAAGCCCTCAGTCCCCGGCACCGAGTACGCCAGCGTGAGCACGGTGAGACGCGGGTAGATCAGGCCCATACCGCCTCCGGCGAGTCCCCACCCCACGACGATCACGATCGGCGATGCGTTCGTGAGAGCCGTCACCAGCACGGCGAGAAGTGCGACGAGGATCAAGGCGATGCTGATCACCGCGATCCGCCGATTGCCGAGCAATTCGCCGTATCTCCCTTGAAGTGCGGATCCACCCGCCCAGGCGAACGCCGCCAGCATCAGCGCGACACCCGCCCACGTCGGTGAGAACCCGAACTGCTCCATCAGCAGATACGGGATGTACGCCTCGGCGGCGAAGAACGCTCCGGCGATGATTCCGCGCACGAGCACGACGCTCGGCAGCCCGCGTGCGGAACGCAGTGTGCCTCTGGGAAGCAGCTTCACCACCGCGAATCCGATGACGAGCACCGCTGACGCTGCGACGGGCCAACCCGCATTCGGCGACAGGTCTGCGGACAGACCGACGCTCACAGCAGCCAGGGCGACGATGAAGGCGAGCAGCAGTCTCACCGGCGCTCCCCCGCCGCTCGAGGCATCCCCATCACCCAGATCGACACCGTGCAGCCGCACAGCGATCAGGACGAAGGCGATCAGCGTGAGGACCGCGACGCCGAGGAAGGCCCAACGCCAGTCCAGGAACTCGGCGACCGCGCCAGCGAGGAACGGCCCGATCATCGACGGCACCACCCATGCGGCAGCGAATGCTGCGAAGATCCGGCCGTGGAGGTGCGCTGGATACAGGCGCGCGACGACCACGTACAGCGCGACCGTCTGACCGCCGGCGCCCAGTCCCTGCACGAGTCGGCCGATCAGGAACTGTTCCATCGTGAACGCGAATCCGGAGATGACGAGCCCGACGACGAAGAGCGACACGGCGGCGTACAGGGCGCCGCGCGGCCCTCGGGCATCCGACCATGCACCGCAGGCGACCATGCCGATCACGCTTGTCGCGAGTGTTCCCGCGAAGGCCACTGCGAAGAGCGCCTGCCCGTCGAGCGCCTCGCTCACCACAGGCATGACGGTGGTCACGGCCAGCGCTTCGATCGCGCCGAGGAAGATCAGCGCGGTGGCACCCACTGTCACCCAGATGCGCTCCCGATCCCAGATCGAGACCGCACTGACGTCGGTCATGCGCCGCGCAGCGCAGCGATGCGCATGACGGCGTCTGTGAGCACTTCGGGGCTGGTGCCGAAGTTGAGACGTACGTGACCGGCGCCTTCAGCACCGAAAGCCGGCCCGTAGTGCAGCGCGACTCTGGCTTCACGAAGAATCCGCTTGGCGGGATTCTCACCCCACCCGAGGTCCGTCATGTCGATCCACGCGAGGTATCCGGCGTCCGGGATCCGGTAGTGCGCGCCGGGAAGGTTCTCGGCGAGCAGATCGGTGAGAAGACGCCTGTTCTCATCGAGTGTCGTGAGCAGCCCGTCGAGCCATTCGTCGCTCTCCTCGCCGAATGCCGCCACGGCGGCGAGAAGCCCGAACTGTCCTGTTCGCCACTCGACTTCGACCGGCAGAGATCGCACCACGCCCGTCGGGCCGTCGGATGCCGTGACCATCAACGCGCACTTCAGCCCGGCGAGGTTGAACGCTTTGCTCGCACTGACGACGGCGTAGCCGACCTCGCGTGCAGCATCCGAGATCGCGAGGAAAGGCGTGAATCCTGTACCAGGCTGCGCGAGAGGCGCGTGGATCTCGTCCGAGACGACCGCGGCGCCATGAGCGGCAGCGAGTTCCGCGAGTGCGGCGAGCGAGGCCGCAGAGTGCACGGTGCCGGTCGGATTATGCGGGCTGCAGAGCAGCACGGCGCGAGCACCGTCCTCGAGCGCGGCGTCGACGCCGTCGAGGTCGATCTCCCACGCTGTTCCGGTGTCACGCAGCGGAACGCGCTCGATGACCGCGCCGGCTTCCTCGACGAGGTCGTAGAACGGCGGGTAGACCGGCGGCATCACGATCACGCCGTCGCCGGGCGCGGTCACTCGGCGGAGGATCTCCACGATGCCCATGCTGACATCGGCGGTGGAGCGCATGCGCGCCGGATCGGGTGTCCAATCGAACCGACGCCGCGCGAACCCCGCATACGCGCCGGGGAGAGGCGTCCGAGAAGCGACGTAACCCGTGTCGCCCGTCGCCACCGCACGCTCCAGCGCCCGTGTGATGGCAGGCGCCAACGGGAAATCCGTCTCCGCGACGAACAGCGGCAGCACATCGGCTGGGTACTCGCGCCACTTCTCGCTGGTGCGCTCACGGAGCGCCGCCAGCGGAAGCGCGTGAACCGGCGTACTCACCGTGGTGCTAGATGGCGAAGCCGAGCGCGCGCATCATGTCGCGCCCGTCATCAGTGATCTTCTCGGGACCCCACGGCGGCATCCACACCCAGTTGATCCGGAAGCGGTCGACCACAGCATCCAGCGCCTGAGCCGTCTGCTCCTCGAGCACGTCGGTGAGCGGGCAGCCGGCGCTGGTGAGCGTCATGTGGATCACGAGAGCGTCGTTCTCGTCGTCCCAGGCGAGGTCGTAGATGAGTCCGAGGTCGACGACGTTGATCCCGAGCTCGGGATCCATCACGTCCTTGAGAGCCTCGGTGACCTCGTCGAACTTCTCCGGGGCTAGAGTCGCGGTCATGCGATCAGCCTACGCCTCGATCGGGGCTGCGGGGTTAAGGAATCTGTCGTATCCCTCGTCCTCGAGCCGGTCGGCGAGTTCTGGTCCACCCTCTTCGAGGATCTTGCCCGCGACGATGACGTGCACGAAGTCGGGGCGGATGTAGCGGAGGATGCGCGTGTAGTGCGTGATCAGCAGCACGCCGAGACCGGTGGCCTCCTTGGCGCGGTTGACACCCTCGGACACGATCTTCAACGCGTCGACGTCAAGACCGGAGTCGGTCTCGTCGAGGATCGCGAACTTCGGCTTGAGCACCTCGAGCTGGAGAATCTCGTGACGCTTCTTCTCACCACCGGAGAAGCCCTCGTTGACATTGCGCTGCGCGAACTTCGGGTCCATCCGCAGGTTCGACATGGCGCCCTTGACGTCCTTGGTCCACGACCGGATCGGCGGGGCCTCGCCGTCGAGCGCGGTCTTCGCGGTGCGCAGGAAGTTGGTCACTGTGACACCGGGGATCTCCACCGGGTACTGCATCGCGAGGAAGAGGCCGGCGCGGGCGCGCTCGTCGACGGTCATCGCGAGGACGTCCGCCCCGTCGAATGTGATCGATCCGCTCGTGACGGTGTACTTGGGGTGGCCGGCGATCGTGTACGCCAGTGTGGACTTTCCTGAGCCGTTGGGGCCCATGATGGCGTGGGTCTCACCAGCGTTCATGGTGAGGGTGATGCCATTGAGGATCGGGGTCGTCCCGGCCTCGGTGTCGACCGTGACGTGCAGGTCGCGGATCTCGAGAACAGACATTCAGACTTCCTTAGTTACGGTCGGATCGATGAGCACGTCGTCGCCGTCGATATCGACGACGTAGACCGGTACGGGCTCATATGCGGGGAGATTCTGGGGGATGCCGGTGCGCAGCGAGAACGCCGAGCCGTGGGCCCAGCATTCCAGCGTGTCGCCCTCGACGAAGCCTTCGGAGAGCGAGATCTCGCCGTGCGTGCAGGTGTCGCCGATGGCGTGCACCTCACCAGCGGAATCGAGTACGACGGCCATCGGGACGCCGTCGAGCTCCACCCGCAGCGGGGTGTCCTGCTCGAGTTCGCTCAGACCGCAGGCGCGCTGCGCGCTCATGCGCTCACCGCCGCGAGTTCGACCTCGATCGCAGCGAGGAGTTCCTCTTCGAGGGCAGGGATGCCGAGTCGCTGCACGACGTCGGTGAGGAAGCCGAGCACGACCAGGCGGCGCGCCTCTTCCTCTGTAATCCCTCGTGCCTGCAGATAGAACAGCTGCTCGTCGTCGAAACGACCCGTCGCGCTGGCGTGTCCGGCGCCGAGGATGTCACCCGTCTCGATCTCCAGGTTCGGGATCGAGTCGGCCCGAGCACCCTCGGTGAGAACCAGGTTGCGGTTCGCCTCGTATGAGTCGGTGCCGGTGGCGTTCGCGCCGATCAGCACGTCGCCGATCCACACGCTGTGGGCGTTCTCGCCCTGCAGCGCGCCCTTGTAGAGCACGTCGCCCTTCGTGTGTGCGCCCTTGTGGTGCAGGTAGACCTGGCTCTCCAGGTGCTGCCCGGCGTCAGCGTACGAGAGACCGTAGAGGTACCCCTCTGAGCCGTTGCCCGCGAGTTCGACGTTCGGGTTCACGCGGACGAGTCCGCCGCCGAAGCTGATCACGAAGTGCTTGAGCACCGCATCGTTGTCGACGCGTGCCTGGTGCGACGCGGCGTGCACGGCGTCGTCGTCCCATCGCTGCACAGACACGACCGTCAGCCGCGATCCGGCACGAGCGATGATCTCGACGTTCTGCGCGTACTGGACCGCACCGCGGTGGCGGAGGATCACCGTCGCCGAGCTGTGCTCCAGTGCCTCGATCACGATGTGGGCGTCGGCGCGCTTCTCCGCGCCCTGCCCGGTGATCGTGACGAGGATCGGCTCTGCGACCTCCTCATCGCGCGGGATTCGCACGTGAAGAGCCTCGCTCGTGCCCTGCCATGCGATGGCCGACACGACGTCCTCGGAGAGGAAGTGCTCTCCACGCGGAGCTGTTCCCGCAGCGAGGGGCGCTGCGATGTACTGCTCCCCCGCCGTGATCTCGTAGTCCACACCGTCGTTCTCCGAAGCGACGGTGAGCAGTCCGGCGATGCGATCGACGGGCGTGTGCTTCCAGTTCACCTCGCGGCCGGTCGGTGTGCCGAAATCGCCGGGCTCGAAAGAGCGCGGGCGTGCGGATCGGGTCTGCACAGGGACGAATCCAGCATCCGCCACTCGGGCGGCAGGGTCGATGTGCGCGTTCGTAGGCTGCGCCTCGCTGGGCGCTGTCGTCGAGGCCGCCATTTAGCCGACCGATCCTTCCATGCCCATTTCGATGAGCTTGTTCAGTTCCATGGCGTACTCCATCGGCAGTTCACGTGCGATCGGCTCGATGAAGCCGCGCACGATCATCGCCATCGCTTCGTCTTCCGGCATCCCTCGGGACTGCAGGTAGAAGAGCTGCTCTTCGCTGACCTTCGACACAGTGGCCTCGTGCCCGAGCTGAACGTCATCCACACGGATGTCGATCGCGGGGTACGTGTCGGAGCGCGATTTGGTGTCGACGAGAAGAGCGTCGCAGCGCACAGTGTTCGCGGAGTGATGCGCATTGGCATCGACGCGGACCTCGCCTCGATAGCCGGCACGGCCCCCACCGCGGGCGATCGACTTGGAGACGATCGATGACTGCGTGTACGGCGCCATGTGGATCATCTTCGCACCGGCGTCCTGGTGCTGGCCGGGCCCGGCGAATGCGACGGACAGCGTCTCGCCCTTGGCGTGCTCGCCCATCAGGTAGATCGACGGGTACTTCATCGTCACCTTGGAGCCGATGTTGCCGTCGACCCACTCCATCGTGGCGCCCTCATGGGCGACCGCGCGCTTGGTGACGAGGTTGTAGACGTTGTTCGACCAGTTCTGGATCGTCGTGTAGCGAACGCGGGCGTTCTTCTTCACGATGATCTCCACGACCGCCGAGTGCAGCGAGTCCGACTTGTAGATCGGAGCCGTGCAGCCCTCGATGTAGTGGATGTAGCTGTCTTCGTCGGCGATGATCAGCGTGCGCTCGAACTGACCCATGTTCTCGGTGTTGATGCGGAAGTACGCCTGCAGCGGGATCTCGACGTGCACGCCCTTGGGGACGTACACGAAGGAACCGCCGGACCAGACCGCGGTGTTGAGAGCGGCGAACTTGTTGTCGCCGGCCGGGATGACGGTTCCGAAGTACTCTTCGAAGAACTCCGGGTGCTCGCGAAGCGCGGTGTCGGTGTCCATGAAGATGACGCCCTGTGCTTCCAGGTCCTCGCGGATCTGGTGGTACACCACCTCGGACTCGTACTGCGCGGCGACTCCGGCGACGAGGCGCTGGCGCTCAGCCTCCGGGATGCCGAGACGCTCGTACGTCTCGCGGATCTCGACCGGAAGGTCTTCCCACGACTGCGCCTGCTTCTCCGTGGAGCGCACGAAGTACTTGATGTTGTCGAAGTCGATGTCACTGAGGTCTGCACCCCAGGTCGGCATCGGTTTGCGCCCGAACAGCGACAAACCCTTCAGGCGGGTCTTCAGCATCCACTCGGGTTCGTTCTTGAGCCCGGAGATGCCGCGAACGACGTCCTCGGACAGGCCGCGTTTCGCGATCGCGCCGGCGGCGTCTTCATCGTGCCAGCCGAATTCATACACCCCCAGACCATCGAGTTCTGGGCGGTCGATCAGCACATCCGACATCACACTCTCCTTGTCAGGCCTCAACGGTGTCATCCGCCCCGACACCTCATGGCCCCGTAAGAGTTCGCGGGTATGGGTGCCGCTGGTGGGCCTCATCACGGACGCATTCTTCGCGCCTAAACTGTTGGTGATGCACCTCGCGCTTTTCGCAGGCATCGCAACAATCCGATTCTACAGGTTCCCCCTGATAAACGGGCCGCGCCCGTACGCTCGGGCGCGGGCCGGAGGACATATGCCCGAGACCACCGCCCTCGCAGACGCCGCTTCCCACGACGGTCACCGGGGTCCCCGGCCCGCCGCATTCGGTCGACCGCTGCGAGTGCTGGCCTGGCTGTCGTTCATCGCAGAGGTCATCATCATCGGCACCGGCGGAGCCGTGCGCCTGACCGGTTCCGGACTCGGCTGTTCGGAATGGCCGCTGTGCACACCGGAATCCCTGGTGCCCATCTACGAGGTCCAGGGCATCCACGGACTCATCGAGTTCGGCAACCGCACGATGACCGGGGTCGTCGGACTTCTCGCACTCGCCGTGCTCTTGCTGACGCTGCACGCAATCGGCGGTCGTCGCCTCGTCATGCGGGCGGTGTGGTTCGCCGTGGGCGGTGTCGTCGCCGCGGTCATCGCCTATCTCGTGACCGCCCCCTTCGGGCTGCCCGCGTTCGGCTTCGCCTCAGGTGCGCTGTTGATCGCCGTGGTCGTCGCCGCCGTGGATTCGCTTCGGCTGACGACGCAGCGGCGGGATCTCTCCGCACTGGCGTGGATCGTGCTCGCCGGCGTCATGGCGCAGGCAGTGGTCGGCGGCCTTGCG
The DNA window shown above is from Microbacterium murale and carries:
- a CDS encoding MFS transporter, producing the protein MTDVSAVSIWDRERIWVTVGATALIFLGAIEALAVTTVMPVVSEALDGQALFAVAFAGTLATSVIGMVACGAWSDARGPRGALYAAVSLFVVGLVISGFAFTMEQFLIGRLVQGLGAGGQTVALYVVVARLYPAHLHGRIFAAFAAAWVVPSMIGPFLAGAVAEFLDWRWAFLGVAVLTLIAFVLIAVRLHGVDLGDGDASSGGGAPVRLLLAFIVALAAVSVGLSADLSPNAGWPVAASAVLVIGFAVVKLLPRGTLRSARGLPSVVLVRGIIAGAFFAAEAYIPYLLMEQFGFSPTWAGVALMLAAFAWAGGSALQGRYGELLGNRRIAVISIALILVALLAVLVTALTNASPIVIVVGWGLAGGGMGLIYPRLTVLTLAYSVPGTEGFNSSALSISDATGSAVAVALAGLAVATLGGGVHAFPVVYVFCIALALVASLPGLRLGHAAERP
- a CDS encoding MalY/PatB family protein, whose translation is MSTPVHALPLAALRERTSEKWREYPADVLPLFVAETDFPLAPAITRALERAVATGDTGYVASRTPLPGAYAGFARRRFDWTPDPARMRSTADVSMGIVEILRRVTAPGDGVIVMPPVYPPFYDLVEEAGAVIERVPLRDTGTAWEIDLDGVDAALEDGARAVLLCSPHNPTGTVHSAASLAALAELAAAHGAAVVSDEIHAPLAQPGTGFTPFLAISDAAREVGYAVVSASKAFNLAGLKCALMVTASDGPTGVVRSLPVEVEWRTGQFGLLAAVAAFGEESDEWLDGLLTTLDENRRLLTDLLAENLPGAHYRIPDAGYLAWIDMTDLGWGENPAKRILREARVALHYGPAFGAEGAGHVRLNFGTSPEVLTDAVMRIAALRGA
- a CDS encoding metal-sulfur cluster assembly factor; protein product: MTATLAPEKFDEVTEALKDVMDPELGINVVDLGLIYDLAWDDENDALVIHMTLTSAGCPLTDVLEEQTAQALDAVVDRFRINWVWMPPWGPEKITDDGRDMMRALGFAI
- the sufC gene encoding Fe-S cluster assembly ATPase SufC — its product is MSVLEIRDLHVTVDTEAGTTPILNGITLTMNAGETHAIMGPNGSGKSTLAYTIAGHPKYTVTSGSITFDGADVLAMTVDERARAGLFLAMQYPVEIPGVTVTNFLRTAKTALDGEAPPIRSWTKDVKGAMSNLRMDPKFAQRNVNEGFSGGEKKRHEILQLEVLKPKFAILDETDSGLDVDALKIVSEGVNRAKEATGLGVLLITHYTRILRYIRPDFVHVIVAGKILEEGGPELADRLEDEGYDRFLNPAAPIEA
- a CDS encoding non-heme iron oxygenase ferredoxin subunit; the protein is MSAQRACGLSELEQDTPLRVELDGVPMAVVLDSAGEVHAIGDTCTHGEISLSEGFVEGDTLECWAHGSAFSLRTGIPQNLPAYEPVPVYVVDIDGDDVLIDPTVTKEV
- the sufD gene encoding Fe-S cluster assembly protein SufD produces the protein MAASTTAPSEAQPTNAHIDPAARVADAGFVPVQTRSARPRSFEPGDFGTPTGREVNWKHTPVDRIAGLLTVASENDGVDYEITAGEQYIAAPLAAGTAPRGEHFLSEDVVSAIAWQGTSEALHVRIPRDEEVAEPILVTITGQGAEKRADAHIVIEALEHSSATVILRHRGAVQYAQNVEIIARAGSRLTVVSVQRWDDDAVHAASHQARVDNDAVLKHFVISFGGGLVRVNPNVELAGNGSEGYLYGLSYADAGQHLESQVYLHHKGAHTKGDVLYKGALQGENAHSVWIGDVLIGANATGTDSYEANRNLVLTEGARADSIPNLEIETGDILGAGHASATGRFDDEQLFYLQARGITEEEARRLVVLGFLTDVVQRLGIPALEEELLAAIEVELAAVSA